The Staphylococcus saprophyticus subsp. saprophyticus ATCC 15305 = NCTC 7292 genome contains the following window.
AATAAGTCTTTGTAAATCTAAAACGTTCAAACGTGGAATTTGATCATCGCCTACATAACCACCATGGCCACGGACTTTTTGGTCTCCGCCAGAACAAAACGCTTTATCTCCTTCACCTGTCAAAATAATGACAGAAATACGTTGGTCGTCACGTGCTCTTGTAAATGCATCAATCATTTCTTGTACCGTATTTGGTGTGAATGCATTACGTACTTCAGGACGATTAATTGTAACTTTTGCAATACCATCATATAATTCATATTTAATTTCTTTATATTCTCTAATTGTTTCCCACTGTCTAGTCATTTTGCTCCTCCTTATTAATAAAACCTATTACTATTCTATCAAATTCTGCCATTTCTTCCACATGAATTGTATGTCCACTATTAGCAACAACATGCATTTCAAAATTTGGCATAACTGAAACGATATTTTTAGCTATTTTACAGAACTTACCATCTAATTCACCTACTATGATACACGTCGGTATTTGAATTTGATTTAATTGTGGCCATAAGTTCGGCATTTGTCCAGTTCCATAATCACGCAAAGCTTTGGCTAAACGCATTGGATTTTGACGTAATCTCATATCACGAATTGCGTTTCTTGTTGATTTATCTAACTCATACTGCGTATAAAACAACGGTAATTTTTCCCAATCATTCACAAACACCTCTAAGCCAGCTATTTCAAGCACTTTTGCTCTAGCTTGATCAACTAGCTGTCTTTCTTGTCGCTCATCACTGTTTTCAATTCCAGGAGATGTACTTTCTAGTATAAGCCCTGTTAATTGCGCTTGACCATATAAAGCATAGTAAAGTCCAATTCTACCACCCATAGAATAACCATGTAAGTAAATTTGATAATTTGTAAATAATCGCAACGTTTGATCTAACTCATGACTTATAAAAGGAAAATCCCATTTATGCTCTAAATCAGACTGATCTGCACCATGACCCGGTAAATCAATAGTTAAAATATTTATATTTTTATTTAGACTATGAATATGTTGATCAAATGTCTGTTGATCACTAATAAAGCCATGCAACATGACTAACAATTTGTCTGTTGGTACGGTTGATTGATGAAATTTATAATGTAACATCGATAATATCACTCAACTTTTTATAGAGTTTAAGATGTTGCTGTTTGTTATCTTCTCGATGTGTCATGATTTCGTAAATATGTGAACCAAATTGCGATAAATCTGCATATTTAAAGGCTTCAATCGTATCAAATCGATCAAATGCAAAATCATATAATAACGCCGTATGTTCAAAATTCAATCCAGTTGGTGTACCGAACAATCTTTCAAAATATGCATCTGCCTCATTTTTTTGAGGTAAATATGAAAAGATACCGCCACCATCATTATTAAGTAAGACGATATTGAGTTGTATATCATTCAATTTAGACATTAATAAGCCATTCATATCATGGTAAAATGCTAAATCTCCAATCAACAATGTAATCTTTTTATGCACGGCCATACCTAACGCCGTAGATGTGACACCATCTATACCGTTCGCACCACGATTCGCGAATACTTCTGCCTCACAATCAATAAATAGATTATCAACATCACGAATTGGCATACTATTGCTCACAAATATAGCATCATCCTTGGTTAATTTATCTAATACATTACCCACATAAGCAGCTTCATCTGTAGCAGTTCTTAAATGATCTTTGATTTCTACTATTGCATGTTTTTCCACTGTTTGCCATTTCTCTAACCATTGCTTACGCTCAACTGTTGGCATCTCTGATAATTGTCTAAAGAAATCATTAGCAGACATTTCATATGATACGTGTGGGGTGATCGGAAATGCATCCGGACGATCATTATTTTGTACTAATATTTGGAATGCTTCTGTTACTTTTAACCATTGATTTAATTTTTTCGAAATTACAGGTTTACCAACACGAATGACAAAATCAGCCTCTAATTCTAAACCTGATCTCAACAATAGATCATAAGTCGTAACCACATTCGGATGGTGTTCACGTCTTAATTGACTCAATGGATCAGCTAAAATTGGCATATCATGGATTGTTGAAAATGTAAGAATTTGATCCACATCTTGATGTTGCATATCACCAACAATGATTAAACCTTTTCTTTTTTTCATCATTGCACTAATTTCATTTAAACTCGTTGTTTTTTGATAGTGTGGCAATATCTTTGTATCTGAAGTTAACCATTCTACTTTTTCAGTATTTGGTGTTAATGGTTCTCTAAAAGGTAAATTAAGATGTATAGGTCCTCGATGTGGGCCATAAAGAAATTGACTCGCTTTTTGCAATTGGAATTTAATTGTATTCGCCATTATATCTTCATTATCATTCTTTTCAGCAATTGGAAAATCAAACTGATACTGCACATAATTAGCAAACATATTCGTTTGATTTATTGCCTGAGGTGCACCAATGCCTCTTAATTCATGAGGTCGATCACTTGTAAGTACAACTAATGGTAAGTGACTCAAACTGCTTTCGGAAATCGCAGGTGTATAGTTAGCAGCTGCACTTCCTGATGTACAAAGGATAGCGACTGGTTTTTCACTACCTTTCATCAAACCCATTGCAAAAAAGGCTGCACTTCTTTCATCTGGATGAATCCACGATTTCAATTTGGGATGCGCTTCTATAGCAATTGCTAGTGGTGTAGAACGCGATCCAGGACTTATAACTACTTCTCTAATGCCATAAGCATATAATTCAGAAACAATTGTAAAGACCTGCTTTGTTAATGCATCTGTATGATTATTCATATTCCTCGACTCCTAAAGCTTTCATCATAGGGTTAAATTTAACTGCAGTTTCTTCGACTTCACTATCCGCATCAGAATTTTTCACAATGCCACAACCAGCAAATAATGTGGCCTGGTTTTTCTTAATTAGCATGGATCTAATTGCTACAATAAACTCGCAATCATCATTCATATCTATATATCCAACAGGTGCACCATATAATCCACGCGTACCGAATTCATTTTGTTCAATGTATTCAATTGCTTCAGCTTTTGGATAGCCTCCAAGCGCTGGTGTTGGATGTAAATTGTCTAACAATCCAATATATGAATCATTTTCTAATTGACCCTTAATTTTTGTATATAGGTGATATAAATGATCATTGGTTAATATCTGCGGTGTTTCGTTAAAAGTAATATCTCTAACATAAGGTGCTATATCGTTTAATATACTTTCTACTACGAAACGATGTTCGTTTAAATTTTTATCATCATTTAAGAAAGCCTGTATATTTTCTTTATCTACTTCATCTTGATGTGTACGTTTGATTGTTCCAGCAACAGCCTTGGTAGATAATATACCATTGTTAACTTCCATTAATTGTTCCGGTGTTTGCGAGAAGAATATACTATCCTGTGACTCTAAGACAAATAAGTAACTATTATGTTCACCTTGTGATGCTTTTTGTAAGATATACGGTATATTGATATTTTTATCAAACATAACCAAACGTTTTCTCGCTAATACAATTTTTTTATGTTCATCTAATACATCAATTGTATCCTTAACTAAATCACGCCATTCATCTTTATATATATCTTCAATGCGTTTAATATTACCAATTTCAAACTCAGAATCTATTGTATTTTGAGTTAAATGTGCAATCAACGCTTTAAATTGTTCAATTTCAAATTGTTCTGCTTTTACAGTATAAGTAATATAAGAAACACCATTTTCCATAGTTATTAATACTTCTGGTAGTATAAAATGATTAATACCAAATTCTCGCCACTCATCACCAGATTTATGCATTGAGAATTGGAAACCTCCGCAAATCTTCAGATGATGTTTATCGGAGCTCGGATGTATTAATTCAATATCACTTTTGTATTTTTGCCATTCTCGAAAAATAGATTGTTTATTTTCAAAATCATTTTTAAATCTAGTAATAGCATGATAGCCAAAGAATGAAGTTTTGTTGTCATTTTTCTTGTAATAAAAACGGTCTCCAGCATTTTCTTCAGTCAAATGGAATAATACTGTAGGATCTAATTCATAGTCTATTTTTGCTTCTACTGAAACCCAAGTATGATTACTTTCGTATACCGCTTCGACAATTTCACTTTCCCTGAGGTCTAATGTCATCTATTTCACTTCTTTCATTTATCAGTTTACACTCATTATAATATTGTACCACTTTTCACAATGTGTGTATGGTTTCTAGCTTATTTCGTTACTACAAATTTTTACGTAATTTGACCTTTACACCTTATTCTATTAAAATATATTAGATAAAAAATATCATAAATTTAAAGAATTCGAGGTAAATCATTATGTCATCTCAATATCAACAATATTCAACTGTCAAAAAGTACTGGCAGTTAATGAGACCACATACATTGACTGCTGCTGTCGTACCTGTACTCGTTGGTACTGCTTCAGCTAAGCTCTTCTTACTGGGGAGTGAAGATCATTTAAAACTAAGTCTCTTATTAGCTATGTTAATTGCCTGTCTATTAATACAAGCTGCAACGAACATGTTTAACGAATACTATGATTTCAAAAAAGGCTTAGATGACCATACTTCAGTTGGCATCGGAGGCGCCATTGTTCGAAATGGTATGAGTCCCAAATTAGTAATGAATTTAGCCATTGCATTCTATATTATAGCTGCGTTATTAGGTATTTTCATTGCAATACAAAGCTCATTCTGGTTACTGCCAATTGGTCTAGTTTGTATGGCAGTTGGTTATTTGTATACTGGTGGTCCTTTACCAATCTCATGGACACCATTCGGCGAACTGTTTTCTGGTGTGTTTATGGGTATGATTATTATATTAATTGCATTCTTTATTCAAACTGGCAATTTACAAAGCTTTGTTGTTTGGATAAGCATTCCAATTGTAATCACTATTGGTCTTATCAATATGGCCAACAATATTCGAGATCGTGTTAAAGATAAAGAAAGTGGTCGAAAGACACTACCAATCTTATTAGGCAAAAATAATTCAGTACGCTTCTTAGGCCTCATGTATATTATTGCCTATGTACTTGTTATTTATATCACTTTCTTTATCCCTGGTGGTTCAATCTTCTTTTTATTAGCATTACTTTCATTCCCAATGCCAATTAAAGCCGTGCGTAGATTCAAGAAAAACGATACACCTCAAACAATGATGCCAGCGATGGCAGCGACAGGTAAAACCAATACATTCTTTGGTTTACTATATGCATTAGGTATTTATGTTAGCGCATTACTTGGTGGTATTTAAGAACGTGCTAGTGTCACATTCCCATGACTCGGACGTATACATTTTCCTCCCTGTTAACCACTGTAAATAAGCTGAATTAAGTCGAGACATATATTCATGTCTCGGCTTTTTTAATTCGCTTTATAAACCATGTGATAATGTATATGACCATATAGATCAAATTTACTATTCGCTTCAAATCCCAACTTTTTATACACACTTAATGCGCCTTCATTAGTTACATCACAATTTAAACTCCATTTTCCATCTTTATATGCATTTAGCACATGTTTAACTAACTGTGTGGCAACACCTCTTCCACGATATTGTGGAAATGTTGCGACTGTCTCTATATACCATTCATCATCATTAGCTTCTTTCATCGGCATCGGCGATCCGTATGCTCTAATATCATCGTCTAACGTCATATCTAGCCACGCACGTTCCATTTCTAATTCCTTATTGCCAGGATATGCAATTAAGCACCCTGCTACCTCTCCATCTATTTCATATATCCATGTATTGCTATAATGACCTCTGTAAGGTACCTCAATCATACTTTGCTCCATTACTTTCAGTAAACGTTCCTTTTCAATACCTTTTACCATATCAACTTCTAGTTCTTGCCAAATGATGTAACACAATTCTGCAATTTTTTGAATATCGTTTGGATTTGCTTTTCTAATCATATATAATCTCCTCAGCTTCATTAATTATTTATTTTAATTATAAATGATAAAATCTAAAATTTCGAAGTTAATACTATTTAATTTTTCTCTTTTAAATCAATTGTTGTATCGTAAAAGATAAGAGATAATTACCGTATTAACTATAATTTATGAAAGGATATGGAATAATGAAAGTAAATAAAGTCATTTACGTCGTACTTGCGTTTATTTTAGGCTGGTGTGGTATACACAAATTTTATTCAAATCAGCTTTTACAAGGAATACTTCACCTTATTTTCTTTTGGACTGGTATCCCCTATATCATTGCGATTATTAGTGGATTGTTAACAATATTTTTCAACAAAGCTGATGAAGATGGATTGATTATCCTCGAGAAATAGACTTTAACCTCTTATAAAATTTATGAATTTGCAAAATCATCTATATTTTGTCTTAAAATTGGGTAAATAGAAAATAACGCAAATTAAAACATTTCAATTGTATTTTGGGAGGTCTTAGGATGAAAAATATTATTCAACGTGTATTCAGAGCTTTAGCTGTAGGTTATATTGTTAAAGCAATTAGAAATTTAATAAGTAAAAATAAATAATAAAGCTAATCGCAAATTGTATAAATCAAAAAAGCTTATAACGCCTTGTACTTTAAGGGTTATAAGCTTTTTCTATCTTCGTTAATTTAGTTGACACTGACTTGAATTTCAATATCGATTGATTCTTTTAAAGCCTTAGAATATGGACAATAGTTATGCGCTTTTTCAACATAAGTTTCTGCTTCTTCCTGAGTCATATCAGTTAACGTTACATCTAATTCTGCAGCTAATTTAACACCACCGTCATTCTTGTCTGGTAATAAATAAGCTGTCACACTTACTTCTGGTTCAATCGTGCCTTTACTATCGCTTTTTAAAATATGCATAAGTGCATTGTTAAAACATGCACTGTAACCTGCTGCAAATAGCTGCTCGGGATTAGATTCTGTTACGCCATTACCACCCATCTCTTTCGGCACTGCTAAATCCTGATAAAATGTATTATCTTCACTAAATACTTTACCATCTCTTCCACCATTGCTAATCACTTTTGTTTCATATAAAGGTTTGACCATCTTAAAATCTCCTTTTAAAATTATATTATTTTTTTATACAATCAACATTAATTCATTATTAATATAACATTATTTTTTTGTGATTAACAAAAATATGATTTGAGCTATTTTATAGAATTGCAAACACTACTTAATTCACTTACTTTAAACGCACAAAAAAACACCGCAATCCCAAAAAGGATTACGGTGTTTAAAACAAAGTTTTATATTACGGAAACGGAGGGATTCGAACCCTCGCGCCGCTCTCGCGACCTACACCCTTAGCAGGGGCGCCTCTTCAGCCAACTTGAGTACGTTTCCAATGGCTCCACAGGTAGGACTCGAACCTACGACCGATCGGTTAACAGCCGAT
Protein-coding sequences here:
- the menH gene encoding 2-succinyl-6-hydroxy-2,4-cyclohexadiene-1-carboxylate synthase; translation: MLHYKFHQSTVPTDKLLVMLHGFISDQQTFDQHIHSLNKNINILTIDLPGHGADQSDLEHKWDFPFISHELDQTLRLFTNYQIYLHGYSMGGRIGLYYALYGQAQLTGLILESTSPGIENSDERQERQLVDQARAKVLEIAGLEVFVNDWEKLPLFYTQYELDKSTRNAIRDMRLRQNPMRLAKALRDYGTGQMPNLWPQLNQIQIPTCIIVGELDGKFCKIAKNIVSVMPNFEMHVVANSGHTIHVEEMAEFDRIVIGFINKEEQND
- the menD gene encoding 2-succinyl-5-enolpyruvyl-6-hydroxy-3-cyclohexene-1-carboxylic-acid synthase encodes the protein MNNHTDALTKQVFTIVSELYAYGIREVVISPGSRSTPLAIAIEAHPKLKSWIHPDERSAAFFAMGLMKGSEKPVAILCTSGSAAANYTPAISESSLSHLPLVVLTSDRPHELRGIGAPQAINQTNMFANYVQYQFDFPIAEKNDNEDIMANTIKFQLQKASQFLYGPHRGPIHLNLPFREPLTPNTEKVEWLTSDTKILPHYQKTTSLNEISAMMKKRKGLIIVGDMQHQDVDQILTFSTIHDMPILADPLSQLRREHHPNVVTTYDLLLRSGLELEADFVIRVGKPVISKKLNQWLKVTEAFQILVQNNDRPDAFPITPHVSYEMSANDFFRQLSEMPTVERKQWLEKWQTVEKHAIVEIKDHLRTATDEAAYVGNVLDKLTKDDAIFVSNSMPIRDVDNLFIDCEAEVFANRGANGIDGVTSTALGMAVHKKITLLIGDLAFYHDMNGLLMSKLNDIQLNIVLLNNDGGGIFSYLPQKNEADAYFERLFGTPTGLNFEHTALLYDFAFDRFDTIEAFKYADLSQFGSHIYEIMTHREDNKQQHLKLYKKLSDIIDVTL
- a CDS encoding isochorismate synthase, giving the protein MTLDLRESEIVEAVYESNHTWVSVEAKIDYELDPTVLFHLTEENAGDRFYYKKNDNKTSFFGYHAITRFKNDFENKQSIFREWQKYKSDIELIHPSSDKHHLKICGGFQFSMHKSGDEWREFGINHFILPEVLITMENGVSYITYTVKAEQFEIEQFKALIAHLTQNTIDSEFEIGNIKRIEDIYKDEWRDLVKDTIDVLDEHKKIVLARKRLVMFDKNINIPYILQKASQGEHNSYLFVLESQDSIFFSQTPEQLMEVNNGILSTKAVAGTIKRTHQDEVDKENIQAFLNDDKNLNEHRFVVESILNDIAPYVRDITFNETPQILTNDHLYHLYTKIKGQLENDSYIGLLDNLHPTPALGGYPKAEAIEYIEQNEFGTRGLYGAPVGYIDMNDDCEFIVAIRSMLIKKNQATLFAGCGIVKNSDADSEVEETAVKFNPMMKALGVEEYE
- a CDS encoding 1,4-dihydroxy-2-naphthoate polyprenyltransferase, with amino-acid sequence MSSQYQQYSTVKKYWQLMRPHTLTAAVVPVLVGTASAKLFLLGSEDHLKLSLLLAMLIACLLIQAATNMFNEYYDFKKGLDDHTSVGIGGAIVRNGMSPKLVMNLAIAFYIIAALLGIFIAIQSSFWLLPIGLVCMAVGYLYTGGPLPISWTPFGELFSGVFMGMIIILIAFFIQTGNLQSFVVWISIPIVITIGLINMANNIRDRVKDKESGRKTLPILLGKNNSVRFLGLMYIIAYVLVIYITFFIPGGSIFFLLALLSFPMPIKAVRRFKKNDTPQTMMPAMAATGKTNTFFGLLYALGIYVSALLGGI
- a CDS encoding GNAT family N-acetyltransferase, with product MIRKANPNDIQKIAELCYIIWQELEVDMVKGIEKERLLKVMEQSMIEVPYRGHYSNTWIYEIDGEVAGCLIAYPGNKELEMERAWLDMTLDDDIRAYGSPMPMKEANDDEWYIETVATFPQYRGRGVATQLVKHVLNAYKDGKWSLNCDVTNEGALSVYKKLGFEANSKFDLYGHIHYHMVYKAN
- a CDS encoding TM2 domain-containing protein, producing MKVNKVIYVVLAFILGWCGIHKFYSNQLLQGILHLIFFWTGIPYIIAIISGLLTIFFNKADEDGLIILEK
- a CDS encoding SAR1012 family small protein, which produces MKNIIQRVFRALAVGYIVKAIRNLISKNK
- a CDS encoding organic hydroperoxide resistance protein, which encodes MVKPLYETKVISNGGRDGKVFSEDNTFYQDLAVPKEMGGNGVTESNPEQLFAAGYSACFNNALMHILKSDSKGTIEPEVSVTAYLLPDKNDGGVKLAAELDVTLTDMTQEEAETYVEKAHNYCPYSKALKESIDIEIQVSVN